One Pieris napi chromosome Z, ilPieNapi1.2, whole genome shotgun sequence DNA window includes the following coding sequences:
- the LOC125062502 gene encoding uncharacterized PE-PGRS family protein PE_PGRS54-like: MIVKLLILGLVGLAYARPQLDCPSDGRQYLLAHESDCAKYYVCQNGEKLATSQCPVDTYFSLENQICDQPSRVSCGQRALTSSIQMNCPSFFFGDFFIPHESDCSMYYKCESGRPVLKSCEHGEHFNPSAWRCTLPELAGCQIKNEAEVSDQNDQNPNQDQTDDNDNETFPNGCPRDFRNEKYFPHPECNMFYQCVHGSYVSMPCAPGTEFSYRLQKCTWPHQSDCGNTGENDEGDIDGEDKGTGDRGGNGGNGGNGGNGGNGGSGGNGGGGGNGGNGGGGGNGGNGGNGGNGGNGGGGGNGGNGGSGGNGGGGGNGGNGGNGGNGGNGGGGGSGGNGGGGGNGGNGGGGGNGGNGGNGGNGGNGGGGGSGGNGGGGGSGGNGGGGGNGGNGDNEDGGGNGGNGGNGGNGGDGGDVGDGGNGGDGGNGGDGGNGGDGGNGGDGGNGGDGGNGGDGGNGGDGGNGGDEGNGGDGGNGGDGGNGGDGGDGGNGGDGGNGGDGGNGGDGGNGGDGGNGGDGGNGGDGGNGGDGGDGGNGGDGGNGGDGGDGGNGGDGGDGGNGGDGGDGGNGDGGNGGDGGNGGDGGNGGDGGDSGNGGDGGNGGDGGNGGDGGNGGDGGDGGNGGDGGDGGNGGDGGNGGDGGNGGDGGNGGDGGNGGDGGNGGDGGDSGNGGDGGNGGDGGDSGNGGDGGNGGDGGDGGNGGDGGDGGDGGNGGDGGDGGNGGDGGNGGDGGNGGDGGNGGDGGNGGDGGNGGDGGDSGNGGDGGNGGDGGDSGNGGDGGNGGDGGDGGNGGDGGNGGDGGNGGDGGDGGNGGDGGDGGNGGDGGDGGNGGDGGNGGDGGNGGDGGNGGDGGDGGNGGDGGNGGDGGDGGNGGDGGDGGNGGDGGNGGDGGDGGNGGDGGDGGNGGDGGDGGNGGDGGDGGNGGDGGNGGDGGDGGNGGDGGDGGNGGDGGDGGNGGDGGDGGNGGDGGNGGDGGDGGNGGDGGDGGDGGNGGDGGNGGDGGGGSEANRCKENCYVPFWKHETDCDKFWRCVNNEVVLGVCSEGLRFNEEKQTCDFACNVDCQRSEIQSTAGIDGLKVFLPWNKVDSLLEIARNTKKTDDHYEY, encoded by the exons ATGATAG TGAAATTACTAATACTGGGCCTCGTAGGCCTGGCCTACGCTCGGCCGCAGCTGGACTGTCCATCTGATGGCAGACAATACCTGTTGGCACATGAATCAGATTGCGCCAAATACTACGTGTGTCAGAATGGAGAAAAACTCGCGACATCACAGTGTCCCGTCGACACATATTTCTCACTGGAAAATCAG aTATGCGACCAGCCCAGTCGGGTTTCTTGTGGGCAAAGGGCGCTGACATCTTCAATACAAATGAATTGTCCATCGTTTTTCTTCGGTGATTTTTTCATTCCGCACGAATCTGATTGTTCGATGTATTACAAGTGTGAATCGGGTAGACCCGTCCTGAAGTCATGTGAACATGGAGAGCATTTTAATCCTTCCGCTTGG CGGTGCACCCTCCCAGAGTTAGCGGGCTGCCAAATCAAGAATGAAGCTGAGGTATCAGACCAAAACGACCAAAACCCAAACCAAGACCAAACAGACGATAATGATAACGAAACCTTCCCAAATGGTTGTCCCAGGGACTTTCGAAATGAGAAATATTTCCCTCATCCAGAATGTAATATGTTCTACCAATGTGTACATGGAAGCTACGTTTCGATGCCATGCGCTCCTGGCACCGAGTTCAGCTATAGACTCCAG AAATGCACGTGGCCACACCAATCTGATTGTGGTAATACTGGAGAGAACGATGAAGGTGATATAGATGGCGAAGACAAAGGTACTGGAGACAGAGGTGGAAACGGAGGAAATGGTGGAAATGGTGGAAACGGAGGTAATGGTGGAAGCGGAGGTAATGGAGGCGGTGGTGGCAACGGTGGTAATGGAGGCGGTGGCGGCAATGGAGGAAACGGAGGCAATGGTGGAAACGGTGGTAATGGAGGCGGTGGTGGAAACGGAGGTAATGGTGGAAGCGGAGGCAATGGAGGCGGTGGCGGCAATGGGGGAAACGGAGGCAATGGTGGAAACGGTGGTAATGGAGGCGGTGGTGGTAGCGGAGGTAATGGAGGCGGTGGAGGCAACGGTGGTAATGGAGGCGGTGGCGGCAATGGGGGAAACGGAGGCAATGGTGGAAACGGTGGTAATGGAGGCGGTGGTGGAAGCGGAGGTAATGGAGGCGGTGGTGGAAGCGGAGGTAATGGAGGCGGTGGAGGCAATGGTGGAAACGGTGATAATGAAGACGGTGGAGGCAATGGTGGAAATGGAGGAAATGGTGGAAATGGAGGTGATGGAGGCGATGTTGGAGATGGTGGAAACGGAGGTGACGGAGGCAATGGTGGAGATGGAGGCAATGGTGGAGATGGAGGCAATGGTGGAGATGGTGGAAATGGAGGTGACGGAGGCAATGGTGGCGATGGTGGAAACGGAGGTGACGGCGGTAACGGTGGAGACGAAGGCAATGGTGGCGACGGCGGAAACGGAGGCGACGGCGGTAACGGTGGAGATGGAGGCGACGGCGGTAACGGGGGTGATGGAGGCAATGGTGGAGATGGAGGCAATGGTGGAGATGGTGGAAATGGAGGTGACGGAGGCAATGGCGGCGATGGTGGAAACGGGGGTGACGGTGGTAACGGTGGAGATGGAGGTGACGGCGGTAACGGAGGTGATGGAGGCAATGGTGGAGATGGAGGCGACGGCGGAAATGGTGGAGATGGAGGCGACGGCGGAAATGGTGGAGATGGAGGCGACGGCGGAAATGGCGATGGTGGAAACGGAGGTGACGGCGGTAACGGTGGTGATGGAGGCAATGGTGGAGATGGAGGCGACAGCGGTAACGGAGGTGATGGAGGCAATGGTGGAGATGGTGGAAACGGAGGTGACGGTGGTAACGGTGGAGATGGAGGTGACGGCGGTAACGGAGGTGATGGAGGCGACGGCGGTAACGGAGGAGACGGAGGCAATGGTGGCGACGGCGGAAATGGTGGCGATGGTGGAAACGGAGGTGACGGCGGTAATGGTGGTGATGGAGGCAATGGTGGAGATGGAGGCGACAGCGGTAACGGAGGTGATGGAGGCAATGGTGGAGATGGAGGCGACAGCGGTAACGGAGGTGATGGAGGCAATGGTGGAGATGGAGGCGACGGCGGAAATGGAGGCGATGGTGGAGATGGAGGTGACGGCGGTAACGGAGGTGATGGAGGCGACGGCGGTAACGGAGGAGACGGAGGCAATGGTGGCGACGGCGGAAATGGTGGCGATGGTGGAAACGGAGGTGACGGCGGTAATGGTGGTGATGGAGGCAATGGTGGAGATGGAGGCGACAGCGGTAACGGAGGTGATGGAGGCAATGGTGGAGATGGAGGCGACAGCGGTAACGGAGGTGATGGAGGCAATGGTGGAGATGGAGGCGACGGCGGAAATGGAGGCGATGGTGGAAACGGAGGCGACGGCGGAAATGGTGGAGATGGAGGCGACGGCGGAAATGGTGGAGATGGAGGTGACGGAGGCAATGGTGGAGATGGAGGCGACGGCGGAAATGGAGGTGATGGAGGCAATGGTGGAGATGGTGGAAACGGAGGTGACGGTGGTAACGGTGGAGATGGAGGCGACGGCGGTAACGGGGGTGATGGAGGCAATGGTGGAGATGGAGGCGACGGCGGAAATGGTGGAGATGGAG GCGACGGCGGTAACGGAGGTGATGGAGGCAATGGTGGAGATGGAGGCGACGGCGGAAATGGTGGAGATGGAGGCGACGGCGGAAATGGTGGAGATGGAGGCGACGGCGGAAATGGTGGAGATGGAGGCGACGGCGGTAACGGAGGTGATGGAGGCAATGGTGGAGATGGAGGTGATGGAGGCAATGGTGGAGATGGAGGCGACGGCGGAAATGGTGGAGATGGAGGTGACGGAGGCAATGGTGGAGATGGAGGCGACGGCGGAAATGGTGGAGATGGAGGCAATGGTGGAGATGGAGGCGACGGCGGAAATGGTGGAGATGGAGGTGACGGCGGTGACGGCGGTAACGGAGGGGATGGAGGCAATGGTGGAGATGGTGGTGGCGGCAGTGAAGCTAACAGATGCAAAGAGAACTGCTATGTACCGTTCTGGAAACACGAAACTGACTGTGACAAATTCTGGCGATGCGTCAATAATGAAGTTGTTCTTGGAGTTTGTTCTGAAGGCCTTAGGTTTAATGAGGAAAAGCAGACCTGTGACTTCGCATGCAACGTTGATTGCCAAAGGTCTGAAATTCAATCCACTGCTGGCATTGATGGCTTAAAGGTTTTCCTTCCATGGAACAAAGTTGACTCTCTTCTAGAAATCGCTAGAAATACTAAGAAAACCGACGAccattatgaatattaa
- the LOC125062148 gene encoding E3 ubiquitin-protein ligase RNF113A isoform X2 has product MSDAEVEIPTTFKKRKLKNRGGRKRKTSSSEEINGSDSDEHTVVLPLKRPQKINPNIQKTGEKKQKVVIEKSDSSEDDKPKTTTLSVVQQRENATATYELDTERDKDAQAIFEKAQKINEELEGQADDKLYRGINNYAQYYKKRDTAAGNASSGFVRKGPIRAPANLRATVRWDYQPDICKDYKETGFCGFGDSCKFLHDRSDYKHGWQLEREDLQTKEDSDYEIHSDEELPFKCFICRESFKDPVVTRCKHYFCEKCALQQYKKSQRCFICNAQTGGVFNPAKEIEEKMKNIDDDEDEDDD; this is encoded by the exons ATGTCGGATGCCGAAGTAGAAATCCCGACGACTTTCAAAAAACGTAAATTGAAAAACCGAGGCGGGCGAAAACGAAAAACTTCAAGCTCAGAAG aGATAAATGGCTCGGATTCAGACGAACACACTGTAGTGTTGCCTTTGAAAAGACCCCAGAAAATAAACccaaatattcaaaaaactGGTGAGAAAAAACAGAAAGTTGTTATTGAAAAAAGTGATAGTAGCGAGGACGATAAG CCAAAAACAACAACATTGTCAGTAGTACAACAAAGAGAAAATGCCACAGCAACATATGAACTTGATACAGAGAGAGATAAAGATGCTCAAGCAATATTTGAAAAGGCACAAAAGATAAATGAGGAGTTGGAAGGACAGGCCGATGACAAg CTTTACCGtggtataaataattatgccCAATACTACAAAAAGCGAGATACAGCAGCGGGGAACGCTAGTTCGGGTTTTGTGAGGAAAGGTCCAATACGAGCACCCGCTAACTTAAGAGCTACAGTTAG gtGGGACTATCAACCTGATATATGTAAAGATTATAAGGAGACGGGATTTTGTGGTTTTGGAG ATTCCTGTAAATTCCTCCACGACAGATCTGATTATAAACACGGTTGGCAACTGGAGAGAGAGGATCTGCAGACGAAAGAAGATTCGGACTATGAGATACACAGTGATGAGGAGCTGCCGTTTAAGTGTTTCATATGTAGGGAGAGCTTTAAGGACCCAGTCGTTACTAG gtgtaaacattatttttgcgAAAAGTGCGCGTTGCAACAATACAAGAAGTCCCAAAGGTGTTTTATATGTAACGCCCAAACTGGGGGAGTTTTTAATCCAGCGAAGGAAATAGAAGAGAAGATGAAGAatattgatgatgatgaagatGAAGATGATGATTga
- the LOC125062148 gene encoding E3 ubiquitin-protein ligase RNF113A isoform X1 translates to MYYTLSNANSYRMFPLGLTSNTSKYGFENPTVLREINGSDSDEHTVVLPLKRPQKINPNIQKTGEKKQKVVIEKSDSSEDDKPKTTTLSVVQQRENATATYELDTERDKDAQAIFEKAQKINEELEGQADDKLYRGINNYAQYYKKRDTAAGNASSGFVRKGPIRAPANLRATVRWDYQPDICKDYKETGFCGFGDSCKFLHDRSDYKHGWQLEREDLQTKEDSDYEIHSDEELPFKCFICRESFKDPVVTRCKHYFCEKCALQQYKKSQRCFICNAQTGGVFNPAKEIEEKMKNIDDDEDEDDD, encoded by the exons ATGTACTATACTTTGAGtaatgccaactcctacagaATGTTCCCCTTAGGACTAACTTCAAACACCTCTAAATATGGATTTGAAAACCCTACCGTTTTGAGAG aGATAAATGGCTCGGATTCAGACGAACACACTGTAGTGTTGCCTTTGAAAAGACCCCAGAAAATAAACccaaatattcaaaaaactGGTGAGAAAAAACAGAAAGTTGTTATTGAAAAAAGTGATAGTAGCGAGGACGATAAG CCAAAAACAACAACATTGTCAGTAGTACAACAAAGAGAAAATGCCACAGCAACATATGAACTTGATACAGAGAGAGATAAAGATGCTCAAGCAATATTTGAAAAGGCACAAAAGATAAATGAGGAGTTGGAAGGACAGGCCGATGACAAg CTTTACCGtggtataaataattatgccCAATACTACAAAAAGCGAGATACAGCAGCGGGGAACGCTAGTTCGGGTTTTGTGAGGAAAGGTCCAATACGAGCACCCGCTAACTTAAGAGCTACAGTTAG gtGGGACTATCAACCTGATATATGTAAAGATTATAAGGAGACGGGATTTTGTGGTTTTGGAG ATTCCTGTAAATTCCTCCACGACAGATCTGATTATAAACACGGTTGGCAACTGGAGAGAGAGGATCTGCAGACGAAAGAAGATTCGGACTATGAGATACACAGTGATGAGGAGCTGCCGTTTAAGTGTTTCATATGTAGGGAGAGCTTTAAGGACCCAGTCGTTACTAG gtgtaaacattatttttgcgAAAAGTGCGCGTTGCAACAATACAAGAAGTCCCAAAGGTGTTTTATATGTAACGCCCAAACTGGGGGAGTTTTTAATCCAGCGAAGGAAATAGAAGAGAAGATGAAGAatattgatgatgatgaagatGAAGATGATGATTga